In Quercus lobata isolate SW786 chromosome 12, ValleyOak3.0 Primary Assembly, whole genome shotgun sequence, a genomic segment contains:
- the LOC115970071 gene encoding CSC1-like protein At4g02900, whose translation MATLQDICVAAAINILSAFAFLVAFAILRLQPVNDRVYFPKWYLKGLRSSPKSSVALGRFVNLDFKMYMRFLNWMPAALKMPEPELVEHAGLDSAVYIRIYLLGLKILFPITILTLVVLVPVNWTGKTLDLAKFKNLTFSNIDKLSISNIPTGSKRFWAHLVMSYVCSFWTFYVLYKEYKKVATMRLEFLASECRRPDQFTVLVRNVPPDPDESVSEHIEHFFCVNHPDHYLTHQVVHNAVKLAKLVEKKNSFQNWLVYYQNKYERNPVNKPIIKTGFWGLWGSRVDAIDHYTDEITKLSEEEEAERERVIIDPKAIVPAAFVSFKTRWGAAVCAQTQQSKDPTIWLTDWAPEPRDVFWDNLAIPYFELTIRRLLMAVGLFFLIFFFMIPIAFVQSLANIEGIEKVLPFLKPLIEKKVVKSVIQGFLPGIALKIFLIVLPKILMTMSKIEGFTSLSSLERRSAQKYHLFILVNVFLGSVVTGTALQQLHQFIDAPAGEFAKTIGMSVPMKATFFITYIMVDGWAGIAAEILRMVPLVIFHLKNTFLVKTERDREQAMDPGFLSFATSEPRIQLYILLGLVYSVITPVLLPFIVAFFAFSFLIFRHQIINVYDQKYESGASFWPDVHRRIIIGLIIAQIIHMGLLGASGADKSTTPCLIAQPILTLWFHRFCKGHFESAFVRFPLQEAMVKDTLERATEPNLNLKTYLQDAYIHPVFKGSKLDIPVAIDEEENNPLVPTKRTSRQSSIHSFDVHDKSHSS comes from the exons ATGGCCACCCTTCAAGATATTTGTGTTGCAGCTGCTATTAATATTCTGTCTGCATTTGCATTTCTTGTGGCGTTTGCAATATTGCGGCTACAACCTGTCAATGATAGAGTTTACTTCCCAAAATGGTATCTCAAGGGTTTAAGAAGCAGCCCAAAGAGCTCTGTGGCTTTAGGCAGATTCGTCAACTTGGACTTCAAAATGTACATGAGGTTTTTGAATTGGATGCCTGCTGCATTGAAGATGCCAGAACCTGAGCTTGTTGAACATGCAGGGCTTGATTCTGCTGTATATATTAGGATCTACCTTCTTGG tttgAAAATTCTTTTCCCTATAACCATTCTTACTCTTGTGGTTTTGGTACCCGTAAACTGGACTGGGAAGACACTAGATTTAGCAAAGTTTAAGAATCTTACATTTAGCAATATCGACAAGCTTTCAATATCCAATATTCCTACAGGATCGAAAAG GTTTTGGGCTCATCTTGTAATGTCGTATGTCTGCTCATTTTGGACATTCTATGTTCTTTACAAGGAATACAAGAAAGTAGCTACTATGAGGTTGGAATTTTTGGCATCTGAATGTCGTCGTCCAGATCAATTCACt GTTCTCGTGAGAAATGTTCCCCCAGATCCGGATGAATCAGTCAGTGAGCACATTGAACATTTCTTTTGTGTAAATCATCCTGATCATTATCTGACACATCAA gTTGTACACAATGCAGTTAAGCTTGCaaaattggttgaaaagaaGAATAGCTTTCAAAACTGGCTTGTCTACTACCAAAATAAGTACGAGAGAAATCCTGTGAATAAGCCTATTATAAAG ACAGGTTTCTGGGGACTTTGGGGAAGTAGAGTGGATGCTATTGACCATTACACTGATGAGATTACAAAGTTGAGTGAAGAA GAAGAAGCAGAAAGAGAAAGGGTAATTATTGATCCCAAGGCTATAGTTCCAGCAGCATTTGTTTCATTCAAAACACGATGGGGAGCAGCTGTCTGTGCTCAAACTCAGCAATCAAAAGACCCTACAATTTGGTTGACAGATTGGGCTCCTGAGCCACGTGATGTCTTTTGGGACAATCTTGCGATTCCATATTTTGAACTCACTATTCGTAGATTGCTTATGGCTGTTGGtctatttttccttattttcttctttatgaTACCAATAGCGTTCGTTCAATCTCTGGCCAACATTGAGGGCATTGAGAaggttcttcctttcttgaaGCCACTAATAGAAAA GAAAGTTGTCAAGTCTGTAATCCAAGGATTTCTCCCAGGCATTGCATTAAAGATATTTCTTATTGTACTTCCAAAAATTCTTATGACTATGTCCAAAATAGAAGGATTTACATCACTCTCATCATTGGAGAGGAGATCTGCTCAAAAATATCATCTATTCATACTAGTTAATGTGTTTCTTGGAAGTGTTGTCACAGGAACAGCACTTCAGCAACTTCATCAGTTTATTGACGCCCCTGCTGGAGA GTTTGCCAAAACCATTGGTATGTCTGTCCCAATGAAAGCGACATTCTTCATCACCTATATAATGGTCGATGGATGGGCTGGGATTGCTGCAGAGATCCTCAGAATGGTTCCATTAGTTATATTCCACCTTAAGAACACATTTTTGGTTAAGACAGAGCGAGATAGGGAGCAGGCAATGGATCCTGGTTTTTTGAGCTTTGCTACTTCTGAACCTCGGATACAGTTGTATATCTTGCTGGGGCTTGTTTATTCTGTCATCACACCCGTACTTCTTCCATTCATAGTTGCCTTCTTTgccttttcctttttgatattCCGTCATCAG ATTATCAATGTGTATGACCAGAAGTATGAAAGTGGGGCATCCTTTTGGCCAGATGTTCATCGGCGCATAATTATTGGCTTGATAATAGCTCAAATTATTCATATGGGATTGTTGGGTGCTTCAGGTGCTGACAAATCGACAACACCATGTCTCATTGCACAGCCGATTTTGACACTCTGGTTTCATAGATTTTGCAAGGGGCATTTTGAATCTGCTTTTGTGAGATTTCCATTGCAG GAGGCCATGGTGAAGGATACACTTGAAAGGGCTACTGAACCAAACCTGAACCTGAAAACCTATCTTCAGGATGCTTACATACACCCAGTTTTCAAGGGCAGCAAGTTGGATATACCAGTAGCCATTGATGAAGAAGAGAACAATCCACTTGTTCCTACAAAGAGGACTTCTCGTCAGAGTAGTATTCACAGTTTTGAT GTACATGATAAAAGTCACTCCTCATGA